A stretch of Aedes aegypti strain LVP_AGWG chromosome 2, AaegL5.0 Primary Assembly, whole genome shotgun sequence DNA encodes these proteins:
- the LOC5569027 gene encoding uncharacterized protein LOC5569027, which translates to MSESSVEILKNQLSIARNEIKNLRQQISNLQHVHQKDIQNIKSTLESFKCHSCLSNTGTRSKEKDVENGHSKSNSANISFSPIGIIRTAFSDKRAVPRQANVASKLISRIDLCPTVFNNPEHSVEGLENFSHIWIIYYFHRNQAHLKAKVAPPRLGGERVGVFSTRSPHRPCPIGLSLVELERIENSSIYFYGTDMVDETPVLDIKPYIPQYDVPGKINEQQFYSSREAPDGEENIEQATASTSNNQTQKVMIPKWIANGSTLNVVFNENSEQQIMELGVDKKSITDILQADPRSVYLRTKYGSQIYTFQLGENTVTCKFDDQNSTVNVLHVRKVVNLSDINDQSEDHNVE; encoded by the exons ATGAGCGAAAGtagtgttgaaattttgaaaaatcaacttTCTATTGCGagaaatgaaattaaaaatctGAG GCAACAAATAAGTAATCTGCAACATGTTCACCAGAAAGACATTCAGAACATAAAATCCACACTTGAAAGCTTCAAGTGTCACTCTTGTCTATCAAATACCGGCACAAGATCAAAAGAAAAGGATGTTGAAAAC GGACACAGCAAATCTAATTCAGCAAACATATCGTTTAGTCCGATTGGTATTATCCGTACTGCATTCTCCGATAAACGAGCGGTTCCACGACAGGCAAACGTTGCGTCGAAGCTAATAAGCCGCATCGACTTATGTCCAACAGTTTTCAACAACCCCGAGCATTCAGTTGAAGGATTGGAAAATTTTTCCCACATATGGATAATTTATTACTTCCACCGCAATCAAGCCCACCTGAAAGCAAAAGTGGCACCACCTCGTCTAGGCGGTGAACGAGTTGGAGTCTTCAGCACTAGATCACCCCACCGTCCCTGTCCAATCGGCTTATCACTTGTGGAGCTTGAGAGGATCGAAAATTCCTCTATTTATTTCTACGGTACAGATATG GTTGACGAAACTCCCGTGTTGGATATTAAGCCCTATATACCTCAGTATGACGTTCCAGGAAAAATAAATGAGCAGCAATTTTACAGCTCCAGAGAAGCGCCAGATGGAGAGGAAAACATAGAGCAAGCCACGGCGTCTACTTCCAATAATCAAACGCAAAAAGTAATGATTCCCAAATGGATAGCAAACGGATCAACATTGAATGTTGTGTTCAACGAAAACTCTGAACAGCAAATCATGGAACTAGGTGTTGACAAA aaatccaTCACTGACATTTTGCAAGCAGATCCACGTTCAGTCTACTTGCGAACAAAGTATGGATCTCAGATCTACACGTTTCAATTGGGTGAAAACACAGTTACGTGTAAATTCGACGATCAAAACTCAACTGTTAATGTACTGCACGTGAGAAAAGTAGTTAATCTAAGTGACATTAATGATCAATCAGAGGATCATAACGTTGAATAA